One stretch of Desulfovibrio sp. UCD-KL4C DNA includes these proteins:
- a CDS encoding LysR family transcriptional regulator yields MRQLRYFEAVAEELHFGKAAERLHIQQPPLSRQIQRLEEELGTQLFNRNNRKVELTDAGKYFLGEAKEILKNDSRARTTLQAMGEGTAGKLHVSFVYLTLSSAFPDIVGDFMKKFPQVDIVLHDETSLQQITNLIDGTRHVGFLTLNITDIQDLSHVIVQRTFSCAAIPASHDLAKKEVLTLQDLSTIPYICSREAYSQRRVEKVQKKFKEAGLKLKLGMQFQRKHTETIFVAAGMGWTFVDCGSEHIMPEGVVLKQIETESAPLEVAMVWSPDRVTPLVENFLTFYKEHIRV; encoded by the coding sequence ATGCGTCAGTTACGTTATTTTGAAGCAGTGGCGGAAGAACTGCACTTTGGTAAGGCTGCTGAGCGGTTACACATTCAGCAACCACCACTAAGCAGGCAAATTCAAAGATTAGAAGAAGAACTTGGAACGCAGCTGTTTAACCGCAACAACCGCAAGGTGGAATTAACCGATGCTGGAAAGTATTTTCTAGGTGAAGCTAAAGAAATACTGAAAAACGATTCACGAGCTCGAACGACCCTTCAAGCCATGGGCGAAGGGACAGCCGGAAAACTTCATGTCAGCTTTGTCTATCTGACTCTATCCTCTGCCTTCCCTGATATTGTAGGAGACTTTATGAAAAAGTTTCCGCAAGTGGATATAGTTCTACATGATGAGACAAGCCTGCAACAGATTACTAACTTAATTGATGGCACGCGCCATGTAGGCTTTCTCACTCTGAATATTACAGACATTCAGGACTTATCACATGTAATTGTACAGCGTACATTTTCATGCGCTGCAATACCGGCCAGCCATGACCTTGCAAAAAAAGAGGTCCTGACTCTGCAGGACTTATCTACTATTCCATATATTTGCAGCAGAGAAGCTTATTCCCAAAGGCGCGTCGAAAAAGTGCAAAAAAAATTTAAAGAGGCTGGACTTAAGCTGAAACTTGGAATGCAGTTCCAGCGTAAACATACTGAGACAATTTTTGTGGCTGCAGGTATGGGATGGACATTTGTTGATTGCGGCTCAGAACACATTATGCCTGAAGGAGTTGTGTTAAAACAAATCGAAACTGAATCAGCCCCGCTTGAAGTAGCAATGGTCTGGAGTCCAGACAGGGTAACACCGTTGGTTGAAAACTTTCTGACGTTTTATAAAGAGCATATACGAGTATAA
- a CDS encoding DUF721 domain-containing protein, whose protein sequence is MIRKTKYSGPSKRLFHPRQRNLRTMGEAMSQFVSVIDGNKKLMIPKLWKAWPDLMGELAEFAKPLGHRKTTLILAAEDSVAAQELSYFAPEILLRINSFFGEEVFDKVLFELLNGRVPLDGYELAKIPVQKPKIKKPGKIGGMKDKFDPESAVGRCYLKYVRLFENS, encoded by the coding sequence ATGATTAGAAAGACAAAATATTCAGGCCCCTCAAAAAGGTTGTTTCACCCTCGCCAGCGTAATCTGCGCACTATGGGAGAAGCTATGAGTCAATTTGTTTCCGTTATTGATGGCAACAAAAAACTCATGATTCCTAAGCTATGGAAAGCATGGCCGGACCTTATGGGAGAACTTGCTGAATTTGCGAAACCGCTTGGTCATCGCAAAACTACTTTAATTCTCGCAGCGGAAGATTCTGTCGCCGCTCAAGAACTTTCTTACTTCGCCCCGGAAATTCTTCTCAGAATTAATTCCTTTTTCGGTGAAGAAGTCTTTGACAAAGTACTATTCGAGCTGTTAAACGGCAGGGTTCCATTGGACGGGTACGAATTAGCGAAAATCCCTGTCCAAAAGCCTAAGATCAAAAAACCCGGCAAAATTGGCGGGATGAAAGACAAATTTGATCCAGAATCGGCGGTCGGCAGATGTTATCTGAAGTACGTCCGTCTGTTTGAAAATTCATAA
- a CDS encoding metalloregulator ArsR/SmtB family transcription factor: MEILKLSKALSDESRIRLLAMLRDNELNVGEVVQVLGMSQPRVSRHLKILHESGLLESRREGLWNFYRLAQSGTGKRFSDSISWLIENEAEILADKRRVVDVLAERNMETRRFFDEIAEDWDHLKRNVFGDFDLNAKLLSFMKDCSVGVDLGCGNGAFLSHMLKKCKSVIGVDSSHKMLELAVRHLGENSDVSLRIGELTHLPLRDLEADFAVISMVLHHLPNPDRAVLEAARVLTVGGRLVVADFEMHSNEKMRTEYGDRRLGFTEDELHGWMNEAGLGIVTTHNFPVQEGLTVLVYVAEKQ, encoded by the coding sequence ATGGAAATATTAAAATTAAGCAAAGCTTTATCAGATGAAAGCAGGATTCGGTTGCTGGCTATGCTTAGAGATAATGAGTTGAATGTGGGGGAGGTCGTTCAGGTTTTAGGAATGTCTCAACCCCGTGTTTCGCGACATCTTAAGATTTTGCATGAAAGCGGTCTGCTTGAATCACGAAGAGAAGGGCTCTGGAACTTTTACCGCCTTGCTCAGTCCGGAACCGGAAAGCGGTTTTCTGATTCTATCAGCTGGCTGATTGAAAATGAAGCTGAAATATTAGCTGATAAACGTCGCGTTGTTGATGTTCTGGCAGAACGCAATATGGAAACGCGCAGATTTTTTGATGAGATTGCTGAAGACTGGGACCATCTTAAGAGGAATGTTTTCGGTGATTTTGATCTTAATGCAAAGCTGCTAAGTTTTATGAAGGACTGTTCGGTCGGCGTTGATCTTGGTTGCGGCAACGGTGCTTTTTTAAGCCATATGCTGAAAAAGTGTAAATCTGTTATAGGTGTTGATAGTTCACATAAAATGCTTGAACTGGCAGTCAGACACCTCGGCGAAAATTCTGATGTTAGCCTTCGGATAGGTGAGCTTACGCATCTGCCCCTGCGGGACTTAGAAGCTGATTTTGCCGTAATTTCAATGGTTTTACATCATTTACCAAATCCTGACAGAGCTGTTTTAGAAGCCGCAAGAGTTCTGACAGTTGGTGGCAGGCTGGTTGTTGCAGATTTTGAAATGCATTCAAATGAAAAAATGCGCACCGAATATGGTGACCGTAGACTGGGGTTTACGGAAGATGAACTCCACGGGTGGATGAATGAGGCCGGACTCGGCATTGTTACAACTCATAACTTCCCTGTGCAGGAAGGTCTTACTGTACTGGTTTACGTTGCAGAAAAACAATAA
- the ahcY gene encoding adenosylhomocysteinase codes for MIKLDPKMDNKVADMSLADWGNKEMQLSEREVPGLMALREKYGKEKPLKGLKIMGSLHMTIQTAMLIETLAELGADLRWASCNIFSTQDHAAAAIAANGTSKVFAWKGESLEEFWWCTEQALTWPDGSGPDLIVDDGGDATLMVHKGVQAEKDPSMLEKKYDNKEFQLVINRLKASVAENPTKWTKIAEKIQGVSEETTTGVHRLYQMQTAGELLFPAINVNDSVTKSKFDNLYGCRESLADGIKRATDIMIAGKIVVVVGYGDVGKGCAQSMRGFGARVIVTEVDPICALQAAMEGFEVTPMAKAVDRGDIFVTCTGNYHVITGEHITQMKDEAIICNIGHFDNEIEMAYLEDNPKIQKVEIKPQVDKWILESGKSVIVLAEGRLVNLGCATGHPSFVMSNSFTNQVLAQIDLAQNTYEPCVMILSKKLDEEVARLHLDRLGVELEVLSKEQADYISVDVEGPYKPNHYRY; via the coding sequence ATGATTAAACTAGATCCTAAAATGGATAACAAAGTAGCTGATATGTCTCTGGCCGATTGGGGTAACAAAGAAATGCAGCTTTCCGAACGTGAAGTACCGGGGCTTATGGCTCTGCGTGAAAAGTATGGTAAAGAAAAACCTCTGAAAGGTCTTAAGATCATGGGCAGCCTGCACATGACAATTCAGACTGCAATGCTTATCGAAACTCTTGCTGAACTCGGCGCTGACTTGCGTTGGGCTTCTTGTAATATTTTTTCTACTCAGGACCATGCAGCAGCAGCTATTGCAGCAAATGGAACTTCTAAAGTATTTGCTTGGAAAGGTGAAAGTCTAGAAGAATTCTGGTGGTGCACTGAACAGGCTTTGACTTGGCCTGACGGTTCCGGTCCTGACCTTATCGTAGACGACGGCGGCGACGCAACACTTATGGTTCATAAAGGTGTTCAGGCTGAGAAAGATCCTTCCATGCTTGAAAAGAAATATGACAACAAAGAGTTTCAGCTTGTTATCAACCGTTTGAAGGCTTCAGTGGCAGAAAATCCAACAAAATGGACTAAAATCGCTGAAAAAATTCAGGGTGTTTCTGAAGAAACAACCACAGGTGTACATCGTTTATATCAGATGCAGACTGCCGGAGAACTTCTTTTCCCTGCAATTAATGTTAACGACTCTGTTACCAAATCAAAATTTGATAATCTTTACGGTTGCCGTGAATCTTTGGCAGACGGAATCAAACGTGCAACTGATATCATGATTGCAGGTAAGATTGTTGTTGTTGTCGGTTACGGTGATGTAGGTAAAGGTTGTGCTCAGTCCATGCGTGGCTTCGGTGCTCGTGTTATTGTTACTGAAGTTGACCCGATTTGTGCTCTTCAGGCAGCAATGGAAGGTTTTGAAGTTACTCCAATGGCTAAAGCTGTTGACCGTGGAGATATCTTTGTAACTTGTACTGGTAACTACCATGTTATCACCGGTGAACATATTACTCAGATGAAAGATGAAGCTATCATTTGTAATATCGGTCACTTTGATAACGAAATCGAGATGGCTTACCTTGAAGATAATCCAAAAATTCAGAAGGTTGAAATCAAACCTCAGGTTGATAAATGGATTCTTGAATCAGGTAAATCTGTAATCGTTTTGGCTGAAGGGCGTCTGGTTAACCTCGGTTGTGCTACAGGTCATCCTAGCTTTGTAATGAGTAACAGCTTCACAAACCAGGTCCTTGCTCAGATCGACCTAGCTCAGAATACTTATGAGCCATGTGTTATGATCCTTTCCAAAAAACTTGACGAAGAAGTTGCTCGTTTGCACCTCGATCGTCTTGGAGTTGAGCTTGAAGTTCTTTCAAAAGAACAGGCTGATTATATCAGCGTTGATGTTGAAGGTCCTTACAAA